In one Kluyveromyces marxianus DMKU3-1042 DNA, complete genome, chromosome 4 genomic region, the following are encoded:
- the RAD52 gene encoding recombinase RAD52, whose product MDDGQGNSGAKSAQDDIQSKLDKKLGPEYISKRIGFGSSRVAYIEGWKAINLANQIFGYNGWSTEVKNVTVDFLDERQGKFCIGCTAIVRVSLADGTFREDIGYGTVENERRKASAFERAKKSAVTDALKRSLRGFGNALGNCLYDKDFLAKIDKVKFDPPDFDEGNLFRPADELSEITRSNTISDSHTEGPSLKKRILNHDPKNQSHVSIQKPGAPVVSSTASINQNRPTASGTIEAPFATNSTTAVAPVTTTAAVNPVSNEEAAQDPDDLLDDSFMFSDEIQEEDLINMNAKSNSGSTEEPRTTSPLTFVTAKAAESLQNKSPISSDAIFDPKFQAQSIRHTVDQSVSIPVRATVLKEKGIDTNKSKIYSSFAPKGKELSTNTTNEAQAATSQSSTETNKTTPTRYPAQLAPNTASNARPAAQRTQLGRPRMLQQPNIRKNIS is encoded by the coding sequence aTGGATGATGGGCAGGGAAACAGTGGCGCGAAGAGTGCTCAGGATGATATCCAGAGTAAATTAGATAAGAAACTTGGGCCAGAATATATTTCTAAAAGGATTGGATTTGGGTCAAGTAGAGTAGCTTACATTGAAGGATGGAAGGCTATCAATCTAGCAAACCAGATATTTGGATATAATGGATGGTCTACGGAGGTTAAGAATGTGACTGTGGATTTTCTTGATGAAAGACAGGGAAAGTTTTGCATTGGATGTACTGCCATAGTGCGCGTTTCGCTGGCAGATGGCACGTTCAGAGAGGATATTGGATATGGGACAGTGGAGAATGAACGTCGGAAGGCGAGTGCGTTTGAACGTGCTAAAAAGTCAGCAGTCACCGATGCATTAAAGAGATCCCTTAGGGGATTCGGAAATGCTCTTGGTAACTGTCTTTATGATAAAGATTTCCTAGCTAAGATCGATAAAGTGAAGTTTGATCCACCAGATTTCGATGAAGGGAATCTCTTCAGACCTGCTGACGAACTTAGTGAAATAACACGATCAAACACTATATCAGATTCCCATACAGAGGGACCGTCGCTGAAGAAGCGTATTTTAAACCATGACCCAAAAAATCAGTCTCATGTATCTATTCAAAAACCAGGAGCACCAGTAGTATCATCAACTGCATCAATAAATCAGAACCGCCCAACAGCATCTGGAACTATAGAGGCGCCATTTGCAACAAACTCGACAACGGCGGTTGCCCCTGTGACCACAACTGCAGCAGTAAACCCTGTTTCAAATGAAGAAGCTGCACAAGATCCGGACGACTTGCTTGATGACTCTTTCATGTTTAGTGATGaaatacaagaagaagacctCATTAATATGAATGCAAAATCAAACTCCGGTTCTACCGAAGAACCAAGAACTACATCACCGCTGACATTCGTTACAGCAAAAGCAGCGGAATCTTTGCAGAACAAAAGTCCAATCTCATCGGATGCCATATTCGATCCAAAATTTCAGGCTCAGTCAATAAGACACACGGTAGATCAATCAGTATCCATACCCGTACGGGCAACTGTcctgaaagaaaaaggaatcGATACGAATAAATCGAAAATATACTCTAGCTTTGCCCCAAAGGGAAAAGAACTATCTACGAATACAACAAATGAAGCGCAGGCTGCCACTTCTCAATCGTCAACAGAAACTAACAAGACTACACCAACAAGATATCCTGCTCAGCTAGCACCAAATACAGCATCAAATGCGAGACCGGCAGCACAACGTACACAATTAGGCAGACCACGTATGCTCCAGCAGCCGAACATCAGGAAAAACATTTCATAG